In Phormidium yuhuli AB48, one genomic interval encodes:
- a CDS encoding DUF1830 domain-containing protein, with protein sequence MTSTPNVATLKENPILCYYTNRTGKVQVVRVSNIPNWYFERVVFPGQRLIFEAYEQGQLEVYSGAMASAVLADSISCNRLQINPLE encoded by the coding sequence ATGACTTCGACTCCGAATGTGGCTACTCTCAAAGAGAACCCCATTCTCTGTTATTACACGAACCGAACTGGAAAAGTTCAGGTTGTCCGGGTTTCCAACATCCCCAATTGGTATTTCGAGCGAGTTGTGTTTCCGGGACAGCGTTTGATTTTCGAAGCATATGAACAAGGCCAATTGGAAGTCTACAGTGGCGCTATGGCTAGCGCCGTGTTAGCGGACTCCATCAGCTGCAATCGACTGCAAATTAACCCCCTCGAATAA
- the glpK gene encoding glycerol kinase GlpK has product MTTDKRYVLALDLGTTGNRAILFDRDGEVVGQSYKELKQYYPEPGWLEHDAVEIWQDTLGCAEDVLDEADVSAKEVAAIGLTVQRETCLLWDKNTGRPLHKAIVWQDRRTAPLCNSLRRQGRAEFIQERTGLVLDSYFSATKLVWLLDWVRERRPQIDFENVIAGTIDSWVLWNLTNRQVHATDSSNASRTMLMNLEQGNWDEELLNLFGISPHMMPTIKPSLGEFGTTNLFGDEIPILAIFGDQQAALFAHGCDRPGFLKCTYGTGCFLIAQAGNQVARSQNQLLSTVAWSREDSTNYALEGAMFTAGACIQWLRDGLQLIASAAETENLAQQAQTNNGVYFVPALSGLGAPHWDMNARGSFQGITGGVRGEHMVRAVLEAIAYQVKEVVDAMNRDCENPVSRLKVDGGASQNDFLMQFQADLLGIPVERPKILDATAQGAAFGAGLVSGFYDSYNRLIERRQIDRVFEPSENAPQVQDQYQTWLKAVERAKHWMEDV; this is encoded by the coding sequence ATGACAACCGATAAACGATACGTTTTAGCCCTTGATTTGGGAACCACTGGAAACCGGGCAATTCTCTTTGATCGCGATGGGGAAGTGGTGGGACAATCCTATAAGGAATTGAAACAGTATTATCCAGAACCCGGCTGGTTGGAGCATGATGCTGTGGAGATTTGGCAAGATACTCTCGGCTGTGCCGAAGATGTATTAGATGAGGCTGATGTCAGCGCCAAAGAGGTGGCGGCGATTGGACTAACAGTTCAGCGGGAAACCTGTTTGCTCTGGGATAAAAATACTGGACGACCTCTTCACAAAGCAATTGTTTGGCAGGATCGCCGCACGGCCCCGCTGTGTAATTCCTTGCGTCGTCAAGGAAGGGCTGAGTTCATTCAAGAACGGACTGGCTTAGTGCTTGATTCCTATTTTTCGGCAACAAAATTGGTTTGGTTGCTCGATTGGGTGCGGGAACGTCGTCCTCAAATTGACTTTGAGAATGTCATTGCGGGAACGATTGACTCTTGGGTGTTGTGGAATCTTACCAATCGTCAGGTTCATGCAACGGACAGCAGTAATGCTAGCCGCACGATGTTGATGAATCTAGAACAGGGAAATTGGGATGAGGAGTTACTGAATTTGTTTGGCATTTCTCCCCATATGATGCCAACGATTAAACCCTCATTAGGGGAGTTTGGCACGACGAATTTGTTTGGGGATGAGATCCCGATTTTGGCAATTTTTGGAGACCAGCAGGCGGCGTTATTTGCCCATGGCTGCGATCGCCCGGGGTTCCTCAAATGCACCTATGGAACGGGCTGTTTTTTGATTGCTCAGGCCGGGAACCAGGTGGCGCGATCGCAAAATCAACTCCTTTCAACCGTGGCCTGGAGTCGAGAGGACTCTACCAACTATGCTCTTGAAGGGGCGATGTTTACGGCCGGGGCCTGTATTCAATGGCTGCGGGATGGCTTACAACTGATCGCCAGTGCGGCGGAAACGGAGAACTTGGCCCAACAGGCTCAGACGAATAATGGGGTGTATTTCGTCCCGGCGTTAAGCGGCTTAGGCGCTCCCCATTGGGATATGAATGCACGGGGGTCTTTCCAAGGGATTACAGGGGGAGTACGCGGTGAACATATGGTACGAGCAGTACTTGAGGCGATCGCCTATCAAGTGAAGGAAGTGGTGGATGCGATGAACCGTGACTGCGAGAACCCCGTCAGTCGCCTTAAGGTGGATGGCGGCGCCTCCCAAAATGACTTTTTAATGCAGTTCCAAGCGGACTTGTTGGGGATTCCCGTAGAACGTCCCAAAATTCTCGACGCCACGGCCCAAGGAGCGGCATTTGGAGCGGGTTTGGTCAGTGGCTTCTATGATAGTTATAACCGACTGATTGAGCGCCGACAAATCGACCGGGTGTTTGAACCGAGCGAGAATGCACCCCAGGTGCAAGATCAGTATCAAACCTGGCTCAAAGCCGTGGAACGGGCGAAACATTGGATGGAAGACGTCTAG
- the htpG gene encoding molecular chaperone HtpG: MTVLEKGNITIHTENIFPIIKKSLYSAHEIFLRELVSNAVDAIEKLKMVSYAGEFDGDTDHPKIVIKADKDNKTLSISDNGIGMTADEVKKYINQVAFSSAEEFVQKYSGGADQPIIGHFGLGFYSSFIVAKTVEIDTLSYKEGSEAVHWICDGSPEFELTESDRQDVGTTITLTLQDEETEYLESPRIRQLVKTYCDFMPVPIEFEGEILNEQPAIWRKSPSNLTDEDYLEFYRYLYPFQEEPLLWVHLKTDYPFEINGILYFPKLKPDVDVTKGNIKLFCNHVFVSDHCEEIVPQFLMPMRGVIDSPDIPLNVSRSALQVDRKVRKIADFIAKKVADRLKELYKEDKPQYLKCWKDLGTFVKFGYINDEKFKKQIEDLIIYKTTADLSAGDSDSANVQVETEGDAWQDVNADGGISQNGESYTTLAEYLERNKERHENRVYYCSDAVTQATYVELHKNQGLEVLFLDSFIDTHFISYLERDHSDVKFSRVDSELDENLVSGDSDSEIVDPNTNKTRSEQVKELFETALNKPKLTIRTESLKGDNAQASPPAMVLLPEAMRRLRDMTALLQQEQSDFPEEHILVVNTAHPMIQNLANIAQGGIVTSEGSPSSELANLICHHVYDLALMSQKGFDADGMKQFINRSNQVLTQLTDAAK; this comes from the coding sequence ATGACTGTCCTCGAAAAAGGCAACATTACAATCCATACCGAGAATATCTTTCCCATCATCAAAAAGTCGCTGTATTCAGCCCATGAAATCTTTTTGCGGGAACTCGTCTCCAACGCCGTCGATGCCATTGAAAAACTCAAAATGGTCTCCTACGCCGGAGAATTTGACGGTGACACCGACCATCCCAAAATTGTCATCAAAGCCGACAAAGATAACAAAACCCTATCCATTAGCGATAACGGTATCGGCATGACCGCCGATGAAGTCAAAAAATATATTAATCAAGTCGCCTTCTCCAGCGCCGAGGAGTTTGTGCAAAAATATAGCGGCGGCGCCGACCAACCCATTATTGGTCACTTTGGCTTAGGCTTTTATTCCTCCTTCATCGTTGCCAAAACCGTCGAAATCGACACCCTATCCTATAAAGAGGGTTCAGAAGCTGTCCATTGGATCTGTGACGGGTCCCCAGAATTTGAACTCACCGAGAGCGATCGCCAAGACGTCGGAACCACCATCACCCTCACCCTACAAGACGAAGAAACCGAGTATCTCGAATCCCCTCGCATCCGCCAGTTGGTGAAAACCTACTGCGACTTCATGCCCGTTCCCATCGAATTTGAAGGGGAAATCCTCAACGAACAACCCGCCATTTGGCGCAAATCTCCCAGCAATCTCACCGACGAAGACTACCTCGAATTTTACCGCTATCTCTATCCCTTCCAAGAAGAACCCCTCCTCTGGGTTCACCTCAAAACCGACTATCCCTTTGAAATTAACGGCATCCTCTACTTCCCCAAACTGAAACCCGATGTAGATGTCACCAAAGGCAACATTAAACTCTTCTGCAACCACGTCTTTGTCAGTGACCATTGCGAAGAAATCGTGCCTCAATTCCTGATGCCCATGCGCGGCGTCATCGACAGTCCTGACATTCCCCTGAACGTCTCCCGTAGCGCCCTACAAGTCGATCGCAAAGTCCGCAAAATTGCCGACTTCATCGCCAAAAAAGTCGCCGATCGCCTCAAAGAACTGTATAAAGAAGACAAACCCCAGTATCTCAAGTGCTGGAAAGATCTAGGGACCTTCGTTAAATTTGGCTACATCAACGATGAAAAGTTCAAGAAACAAATCGAGGACCTCATCATCTACAAAACCACCGCTGACTTAAGCGCCGGTGACAGTGACAGCGCCAACGTCCAAGTCGAAACCGAAGGGGATGCTTGGCAAGATGTCAACGCCGACGGTGGAATCAGCCAAAACGGAGAATCCTACACCACCCTGGCGGAATATCTCGAACGGAACAAAGAACGCCATGAGAACCGCGTCTACTACTGTTCCGACGCCGTCACCCAAGCCACCTATGTGGAACTCCACAAAAACCAAGGCTTAGAAGTCCTCTTCCTGGACTCCTTCATCGACACCCACTTTATCAGCTACCTCGAACGGGACCATTCCGACGTCAAATTCTCCCGAGTTGACTCAGAACTCGATGAGAACCTCGTCAGTGGCGACTCCGACAGTGAAATTGTTGACCCCAACACCAACAAAACCCGTAGCGAACAGGTAAAAGAGTTGTTTGAGACGGCCCTCAACAAACCCAAACTCACCATTCGCACCGAATCGTTGAAAGGGGACAACGCTCAAGCCTCTCCCCCGGCCATGGTGTTACTTCCCGAAGCCATGCGTCGTCTGCGAGATATGACGGCCCTGTTGCAGCAGGAACAGTCTGACTTCCCCGAAGAGCATATTTTGGTTGTCAACACCGCTCACCCGATGATTCAGAATCTGGCCAACATCGCTCAGGGTGGAATTGTCACCAGTGAGGGGTCTCCTTCCTCGGAGTTAGCGAATCTGATTTGTCATCATGTCTATGATTTGGCGTTGATGTCTCAGAAAGGCTTTGACGCCGATGGGATGAAACAGTTTATCAATCGCTCCAATCAGGTGTTAACGCAACTCACCGACGCGGCTAAATAA
- a CDS encoding diflavin flavoprotein — protein MTDKPRDVQVLPIAENTRILRSRTWGRLRFEIEYARQRGTTANAYLIESNKTALIDPPGESFTPIFLQTLKDRVDINKIDYVILGHVNPNRAVTLKALLEIAPKLTFVCSNPGAIALRSFFADEGYDAKIKVMRGEETLNLGQGHRLLFTPIPTPRWSDGLATYDSKTQILYTDKFFGAHVCGDQVFDEGSSVYANDRRYYFDCLMAPNARQVATSLEKIASLPPVRFYAPAHGPIVREGMRDLTASYRQWSAEQKGKDVTVALLFASAYGNTATIGQAIARGLTKAGVNVEAINCEVTPPDEIQRRVENCSGFIIGSPTLGGHAPTQIQTALGIVLSTVPKTVPAAVFGSFGWSGEAIDLLESKLRNGGYQLAFDPIRVKFKPTEVILKTCEEAGTDFAQTIRKAKKVRTRREPASNVEQAVGRLVGSLCVLTTKQGDLSSAMLASWVSQATFTPPGLTVAVAKERAIESLLYQGSPFALNILGEGKHLGLMKHFLKPFNPGEDRFAGVETREAENGSPILEDAIASLECTVQRRMECGDHWLVYATVAAGNVSDADTQTAVHHRKTGTHY, from the coding sequence ATGACTGACAAACCTAGAGACGTACAAGTTCTACCCATTGCCGAAAATACGCGAATCTTGCGATCGCGCACCTGGGGACGACTCCGCTTTGAAATTGAATATGCCCGCCAGCGAGGCACAACCGCCAACGCCTATCTCATCGAAAGTAACAAAACCGCTCTAATCGACCCTCCCGGAGAATCCTTTACCCCGATTTTTCTGCAAACCTTAAAAGACCGGGTGGATATCAACAAAATCGACTATGTGATTTTGGGTCACGTGAACCCGAACCGGGCCGTCACCCTGAAAGCCTTGCTGGAGATTGCCCCCAAACTCACCTTTGTCTGTTCCAACCCTGGGGCGATCGCCCTACGGTCTTTCTTTGCCGACGAAGGCTACGACGCCAAAATCAAAGTCATGCGCGGCGAAGAAACCCTCAACCTCGGACAAGGTCATCGCCTTCTCTTTACCCCCATTCCCACCCCGCGCTGGTCCGATGGACTGGCCACCTACGACAGCAAAACCCAAATCCTCTACACCGACAAATTCTTTGGCGCTCATGTCTGCGGCGACCAAGTCTTCGACGAAGGCTCATCGGTCTATGCCAATGATCGCCGCTACTACTTCGACTGTCTCATGGCCCCCAACGCCCGGCAAGTGGCCACCTCCCTAGAAAAAATCGCCTCCCTTCCCCCAGTGCGCTTTTATGCACCGGCTCATGGTCCCATTGTCCGGGAAGGGATGCGGGATTTAACCGCCTCCTATCGCCAGTGGAGTGCCGAACAGAAAGGGAAAGACGTCACCGTGGCCCTGCTATTCGCCTCCGCCTATGGCAATACCGCCACCATCGGTCAGGCGATCGCCCGAGGACTCACCAAAGCCGGAGTCAACGTCGAAGCCATTAACTGCGAAGTTACCCCCCCAGACGAAATCCAACGCCGAGTTGAAAACTGTTCCGGCTTCATCATCGGCTCCCCCACCCTCGGCGGCCATGCTCCCACCCAAATTCAAACCGCCCTGGGAATTGTCCTCTCCACCGTTCCCAAAACCGTCCCAGCAGCCGTGTTTGGCTCCTTTGGCTGGAGTGGCGAAGCCATCGACCTCTTAGAGAGCAAACTCCGCAATGGCGGCTATCAACTCGCTTTCGACCCCATCCGCGTCAAATTCAAACCCACCGAGGTCATTCTCAAAACCTGCGAAGAAGCTGGAACCGACTTCGCCCAAACCATCCGCAAAGCCAAAAAAGTCCGTACCCGTCGCGAACCCGCCAGCAACGTCGAACAAGCCGTCGGTCGTTTAGTCGGGTCGCTGTGCGTGCTTACCACAAAACAGGGTGATTTGTCAAGTGCTATGTTAGCCTCTTGGGTGTCCCAGGCCACCTTCACCCCTCCCGGCCTAACCGTTGCCGTAGCCAAAGAGCGGGCGATCGAGTCCTTACTCTATCAGGGGAGTCCCTTCGCCCTGAATATCCTCGGCGAAGGTAAGCATTTGGGCTTAATGAAGCACTTTCTCAAACCCTTCAACCCCGGCGAAGACCGATTTGCTGGCGTTGAAACCCGTGAAGCCGAGAATGGCTCGCCCATCTTAGAAGATGCGATCGCCAGCCTCGAATGTACCGTGCAACGACGCATGGAATGTGGCGACCATTGGCTCGTTTACGCCACCGTCGCCGCCGGGAATGTCTCTGACGCCGACACCCAAACCGCCGTTCATCACCGCAAAACCGGAACCCATTACTAA
- a CDS encoding diflavin flavoprotein, which translates to MVVAAAPSQKRLTMQVEEVAADTTAIRSLDWERDRFDIEFGLQNGTTYNSFLIQSEKVALVDTSHEKFRQLYLDSLKGLINPQDIDYLIISHTEPDHSGLVRDVLELAPNATVVGAKVAIQFLENLVHKPFEKQIVKNGDTLDLGNGHIIEFVNAPNLHWPDTIFSYDQKTQVMFTCDAFGMHYCSDATYDENLKPIEPDFRFYYDCLMAPNARSVISAMKRMKKLGDIQTIATGHGPILRYHVSELTGRYWDWSNEKANAETCVAVFYISDYGYSDRLSQAIAHGITKAGVAVEMMDLKYADPQEVHELVSRCAGIVLGTPPASGDVAKATLDGLGTLVAAIHEKQAFGVFECYGGDDEPIDPLVSKFRDLKLKPGFDPIRITDTPSQGTYQLCEEAGTDMAQLLTRKDAIKKMKALDSDLDKALGRLSGGLYIITAQKGEITSGMLASWVSQASFKPLGLTIAVAKDRAIESLMQVGDRFVLNVLEESNYQHLMKHFLKRFPPGADRFAGVNTQTAKNGSPLLADALAYLECTVASRMECSDHWIVYSTVEEGRVSKPESRTAVHHRKVGNHY; encoded by the coding sequence ATGGTCGTAGCCGCCGCTCCCAGCCAAAAACGCCTCACCATGCAAGTCGAGGAGGTCGCCGCTGACACCACTGCTATCCGTTCCCTCGACTGGGAGCGCGATCGCTTCGACATTGAATTTGGCTTACAAAACGGAACCACCTATAACTCCTTCCTCATCCAGAGTGAGAAAGTCGCCCTAGTCGACACGTCCCACGAGAAATTTCGCCAACTCTATCTCGACAGCCTCAAAGGACTCATCAATCCCCAAGACATCGACTATCTGATCATCAGCCACACCGAACCCGATCACAGTGGCTTAGTCCGAGATGTCCTGGAACTGGCCCCCAACGCCACCGTCGTCGGGGCCAAAGTCGCCATTCAATTTCTAGAAAACCTGGTTCACAAACCCTTCGAGAAACAGATCGTCAAAAACGGCGACACCCTAGACCTGGGGAATGGCCATATCATCGAGTTTGTCAACGCCCCGAACCTCCACTGGCCCGACACCATCTTTAGCTATGACCAGAAAACCCAGGTCATGTTCACCTGTGATGCGTTTGGGATGCACTACTGTTCCGACGCCACCTACGACGAGAACCTAAAACCCATCGAGCCAGACTTCCGGTTTTACTACGACTGTCTCATGGCTCCCAACGCGCGATCAGTCATCTCGGCCATGAAACGGATGAAAAAACTCGGCGACATCCAAACCATCGCCACCGGCCATGGCCCCATCCTGCGCTATCACGTCAGCGAACTCACCGGACGCTATTGGGACTGGAGTAACGAAAAAGCCAACGCCGAAACCTGCGTCGCCGTCTTCTATATCTCCGACTATGGCTATAGCGATCGCCTCTCCCAAGCGATCGCCCACGGAATCACCAAAGCCGGCGTCGCCGTAGAAATGATGGATCTCAAATACGCCGATCCTCAAGAAGTCCACGAACTCGTCTCCCGTTGCGCCGGAATTGTCCTAGGAACCCCCCCCGCCTCAGGAGATGTGGCCAAAGCCACCCTCGACGGCCTAGGAACCCTCGTGGCCGCCATTCATGAGAAACAAGCCTTTGGCGTTTTTGAATGCTACGGCGGTGACGACGAACCCATCGACCCCCTCGTTAGCAAATTCCGCGACCTCAAACTCAAACCCGGCTTTGACCCCATCCGCATTACCGACACCCCCAGTCAAGGAACCTATCAACTCTGCGAAGAAGCCGGGACGGACATGGCTCAATTGCTCACCCGCAAAGATGCCATCAAAAAGATGAAAGCCCTCGACAGTGACCTCGACAAAGCCCTCGGTCGCTTAAGCGGTGGACTTTACATCATCACCGCCCAAAAAGGGGAAATTACCAGTGGGATGCTGGCCTCCTGGGTGTCCCAAGCCAGCTTCAAACCCCTCGGCTTAACCATTGCCGTCGCCAAAGACCGCGCCATTGAATCCCTCATGCAAGTCGGCGATCGCTTTGTGCTAAATGTCTTAGAAGAGAGCAACTATCAGCATTTGATGAAGCACTTCCTCAAACGCTTTCCCCCCGGTGCCGATCGCTTTGCCGGAGTCAACACCCAAACCGCCAAAAACGGTTCCCCCCTCCTCGCCGACGCCCTAGCCTACCTAGAATGCACCGTCGCCAGCCGCATGGAATGTTCCGACCATTGGATTGTCTACAGCACCGTTGAAGAGGGTCGCGTCTCCAAACCCGAATCCCGCACCGCCGTCCATCACCGCAAAGTCGGCAACCACTACTAA
- the cysW gene encoding sulfate ABC transporter permease subunit CysW, protein MKSNSFTHQYSLHSVLSATRNFLRPKSWIQSTRSQGVNSPVTSGEVALVIAVIGFISLILFIPTINIFVGAFADGIQPFFRTLKSPEFRHAAGLTLQIALIVVPLNVIFGVVTAWALARHKNFSGRTLLLSVIDLPFSISPVVAGLMLVLLYGRHGWFGPILESWGIRIMFAFPAMVLATAFVSMPFVAREVLPVLEEIGQEQEEAAKTLGANDWQTFWRVTLPSIRYSLLYGIVLTNARAMGEFGAVAVVSGNLISRTQTLPLYVEEMHNQYQTQSSYAAAVVLACLAAITLIAKTFLERKTGRIGGH, encoded by the coding sequence ATGAAATCCAACTCATTCACTCATCAATACTCTTTGCACTCTGTTTTGAGCGCAACTCGCAATTTTTTGCGTCCAAAATCTTGGATTCAGTCAACGCGATCGCAGGGAGTAAATTCACCTGTGACTTCAGGAGAAGTTGCCCTGGTTATAGCGGTCATTGGCTTCATCAGCCTAATTCTCTTTATCCCAACTATTAATATCTTTGTCGGAGCCTTTGCCGATGGTATACAGCCGTTTTTCAGAACTTTAAAATCCCCAGAGTTTCGTCATGCTGCTGGTTTGACGTTGCAAATTGCCTTGATAGTCGTCCCCTTAAATGTTATCTTTGGGGTGGTCACCGCTTGGGCATTAGCCCGTCATAAGAATTTTTCAGGACGGACGTTATTGTTAAGTGTCATTGATTTGCCCTTTTCCATTTCTCCCGTGGTAGCAGGGTTGATGCTGGTATTACTCTATGGTCGTCATGGCTGGTTTGGGCCGATTTTAGAATCTTGGGGAATTCGTATTATGTTTGCTTTTCCCGCCATGGTGCTTGCCACAGCATTTGTTTCTATGCCCTTCGTAGCCCGAGAAGTGCTACCTGTATTAGAGGAAATTGGACAGGAACAGGAAGAAGCGGCAAAAACGTTAGGAGCTAATGACTGGCAAACATTTTGGCGCGTGACCCTCCCGTCAATTCGCTATAGTTTACTATATGGAATTGTTTTGACTAATGCTCGGGCTATGGGAGAGTTTGGTGCGGTTGCTGTTGTCTCTGGAAATCTAATTAGTCGAACTCAAACTCTGCCTTTATATGTGGAGGAAATGCACAACCAATACCAAACCCAGTCCTCTTATGCCGCTGCGGTTGTCCTGGCGTGCTTGGCGGCAATCACGCTGATCGCGAAAACATTTCTTGAACGTAAAACTGGACGAATTGGAGGTCATTAA
- the cysT gene encoding sulfate ABC transporter permease subunit CysT, producing the protein MINPSLPSSDKPSASWLQKIPWYWWGIGIYLGFMVFLPLAAVVIYTQRLSPPDIWRIATTPIALAAYEVTFSTALLAAVFNGITGVAIAWVLIRYQFPGKRIVDAAIDLPFALPTAVAGLSLTMVYNETGWIGSLLAPLGIQISFTRLGVLVAMVFISLPFVVRTVQPVLQELEPELEEAAWCMGASRWQTFRRVLLPALLPAILTGVALGFSRAVGEYGSISIISGNIPFQDLIAPVLIFQRLEQFDIAGAAVIGTVMLLVSLISLLIINVLQRWGRSREQM; encoded by the coding sequence ATGATCAATCCATCTCTTCCATCCTCTGATAAACCCTCAGCGTCCTGGCTCCAGAAGATTCCTTGGTACTGGTGGGGAATTGGCATCTATCTAGGGTTTATGGTTTTCCTTCCCTTAGCGGCAGTCGTGATATACACCCAACGACTTAGCCCCCCGGACATCTGGCGAATTGCAACAACGCCTATTGCTTTGGCTGCTTATGAAGTGACCTTTAGCACTGCCCTACTCGCTGCTGTTTTCAATGGAATCACTGGGGTGGCGATCGCTTGGGTTCTGATTCGTTATCAGTTTCCGGGTAAGCGTATTGTTGATGCTGCCATTGATTTACCCTTTGCCTTACCCACGGCTGTTGCTGGATTGAGTTTAACCATGGTTTATAACGAGACCGGGTGGATTGGGTCCCTCTTAGCTCCTTTAGGAATTCAGATTTCCTTTACTCGTCTGGGGGTTCTCGTTGCGATGGTTTTCATTTCCCTACCCTTCGTCGTCCGGACAGTTCAACCTGTTTTACAAGAGTTAGAACCTGAATTAGAAGAGGCAGCTTGGTGCATGGGCGCTTCCCGTTGGCAAACCTTTCGCCGTGTCTTACTACCAGCATTATTGCCCGCAATTCTCACGGGTGTAGCTCTGGGATTTTCCCGAGCTGTGGGAGAGTATGGCTCAATTTCTATCATTTCAGGGAATATTCCCTTTCAGGATTTGATTGCACCCGTTTTAATTTTTCAACGGCTGGAACAGTTTGATATTGCGGGAGCAGCGGTGATTGGCACGGTCATGCTGTTAGTCTCTTTAATCTCTTTATTGATTATCAACGTCTTACAACGTTGGGGGAGGTCTAGAGAACAAATGTAA
- a CDS encoding sulfate ABC transporter substrate-binding protein has protein sequence MKISTGRGLRRLIDRSKIWKKSVALFLVGTTLSWVISACGGAASGNQVELTLVSYAVTRAAYEQIIPQFAEQWKAEHDQEVVFRQSYGGSGSQARAVIDGLGADLVALALALDTQAIEEAGLIEPGWEDEAPNNAIVHRSVAAIITRDGNPKNIQGWDDLARDDVRAITANPKTSGGARWNFLVLWGDKIKNGGTEEEAFEFVKQVYQNVPILPRNAREATDIFYEQRQGDVLINYENEVLLAQQQGQTLPYIIPKSNISIDNPIAVVDANVDRHGTREVAEAFVRFLYTPEAQREFAKVGFRPVDESVAEEFSEKYPPLSGLFTVEDLGGWDTVQEQFFADGAMFDDIQASF, from the coding sequence ATGAAAATCAGTACTGGCCGAGGTTTAAGACGCCTAATCGATAGATCGAAAATCTGGAAAAAAAGTGTTGCCCTCTTCCTCGTGGGGACAACCTTAAGCTGGGTGATTTCTGCCTGTGGCGGGGCCGCCAGCGGGAATCAGGTTGAACTGACCCTAGTCTCGTATGCAGTCACCCGTGCTGCCTACGAGCAAATCATTCCCCAGTTCGCTGAGCAGTGGAAGGCTGAACATGATCAAGAGGTGGTCTTCCGACAAAGTTATGGAGGCTCGGGTTCTCAAGCCCGAGCGGTCATTGATGGTTTAGGCGCTGATCTAGTGGCATTAGCCCTGGCCTTGGATACCCAAGCCATTGAAGAAGCGGGTCTAATCGAACCCGGCTGGGAAGATGAAGCCCCCAATAATGCCATTGTCCATCGCTCCGTTGCCGCTATCATTACCCGTGATGGCAACCCCAAAAATATCCAAGGCTGGGACGACTTAGCCCGAGATGACGTGAGGGCGATCACCGCTAACCCCAAAACCTCCGGTGGGGCACGCTGGAACTTCCTGGTTCTCTGGGGTGACAAAATTAAGAATGGAGGGACTGAAGAAGAAGCCTTTGAATTTGTCAAACAGGTTTATCAAAATGTGCCGATTTTACCTCGCAATGCCCGTGAAGCCACAGATATTTTCTATGAACAACGACAAGGAGATGTTCTAATTAACTATGAAAATGAGGTTCTATTAGCCCAGCAGCAGGGACAAACGTTGCCCTACATTATTCCTAAAAGTAACATTTCCATCGATAACCCCATTGCCGTCGTCGATGCCAATGTAGACAGACATGGAACCCGGGAAGTTGCTGAAGCCTTTGTGCGCTTTCTCTATACCCCTGAAGCCCAACGAGAATTTGCCAAAGTGGGCTTCCGTCCTGTTGATGAATCTGTAGCTGAGGAATTTAGTGAGAAATATCCCCCCCTAAGTGGTCTATTCACAGTTGAAGACCTTGGAGGTTGGGATACTGTCCAAGAGCAGTTTTTTGCGGATGGTGCAATGTTTGATGATATTCAGGCGAGCTTTTAA